GCTCGACGATGGAGATCTGGGACTTCTTGAACTGCTTGCTGGCGTGACGGCCGGCGGTGTGTGCGACCGGCGTCACCGTGATGTAGCGTTCGGTCGAGGGATCCTCGTAGGCGATCTCGTCGATCTCCCAGGTGCCGAACAGCTTCGCACCGACGTCGGCTCCGCCCGCGGGGGCGTCGGGGTCTGGTTGGTCTTCTGCCGCCATGGTTATCGCACCGGTTTCTCCGCGTTTCCGCGAACGAGTTCCTTCAGTGCGACGCCGTTGACCTTGTCGACCTTGTAGTTGACGCCGGAGAGGTCGCCCATCGCACGACCCTTCGCCCCGCCGATCCCGGCGATGGTGACTTCGTCGTGTTCGTCGATGAACGAGATTGCGCCGTCACCGGGACAGAACGCGGTGACCTGTTTGCCGTTCTTGATCAGCTGCACTCGGACGCACTTTCGGATCGCCGAGTTGGGCTGTTTCGCTTCGATACCGACTTTTTCGAGGACGATACCGCGGCCCTGCGGAGCACCCTCGAGCGGGTCGGACTTCTCGCGGAGGCCTCGTGCGCGGCGCGCGTAGTCAGAGTCGGACCACCGCTGGTTCTGGCGGTCCTTCTTGAGTTTGCGCGCGGCGTATTTGCCGTTTGCCATGGGCGTCGCTATCCGACGAAGGCACTTAAGCGACCCGTTTCGAATCGGCGTTACGGCACGAGAGCCCTCAATCGGGGTCGACGAAGGACTCTGAGAGCGTTTCACCACCGCGCAATAGTTCTCGAGCCGTCCGTACCGATACGACGCGCTAGCGCCTCCGAACGAGTGTTCGAACGGAGGTAACCGGATTTGACCCAGCATCGAGTCCGTACGGAGTGTCGAAGGGACGATGACTCGATAGACGATTATAGCGAACTCGGTTGGCGGCGGTTATCGATCGCCGACCGTTTCGGTTCGAGGATGACGAATTAGGGGCCATTGAACATTCACGAATTCCTAGGAGTTATTAGTCTGGTGGGTGCATTCTGCATACGGTATGACTGCAATTAATACAGTGTTCATCACTGCCTCGTGGTTCAAGCGACTCATCGGTTCGTCCGACGGGGAAGTTCAATCGGGTGATAAGATACCGAAAGTAGACGATCGCATGGGGTTCGATGGAGCGCTCGAGGACTCGGAAGTGATCGGTCGAAGTCCCCTCTCGTATATCGCTGCAGGCGAATCGGTCTCGTCGTTCGTGGGGAAACAGATCGCCAATAAACTCGCCGAGTACGGACTCGAGGACATCGAGCCCGACGAGTGGTATCCGCTCGAAATCCCACTCGCCATGCTGTACGATATGAACGAAGAGTACGGTGACGTCAGAATGCGGAATATGGGACAGAACGTCCCCCAACACGTCGAATTCCCACCGGAGCTTTCCGAGGTCGATAACGCGCTACGAGCGATCGATACGGCGTATCACCAGAACCACCGTGGCAGCGAAATCGGTTCCTACGAGTTCCAGCAGGAGGGGGAGAGCGCGGGCGTGATGACCTGTGAGAACCCCTACCCGTGTGAATTCGATAAGGGACTCATCAGGGGCGTCGCGAAGAAGTTCGCAAACAATCCCGTCGAAGTCGAGGAAATCGGCGAGCAGTGTCGGTCAGACGGCGGGCAGCGCTGTGAGTATCGCGTCGAGTGGCTCTGAGTAGAAAGCGACTATCGTGACTAGCGTCAAAGACCGGCGAAACGTGTTCTAAACCGGGGAGCTACCCGGTTCAGTACGGATACTCTCGCGGCTCGCGCTGGATCGAGATCCACTTCAACGTCGTCAAGGTTTCCAGTATCCACTCGTCGTTGTATCGGCCGAGTCCCGATGCGCCAACGCCACCGAACGCGACGTGCGGTTCGTCGTTCAGCGGCTGGTCGTTGATGTGGACCATCCCCGTCTCCATCGCGTCGGCCACGTCGCGCGCCCGGGCCACGTCCGTCGAGTGAACCGATCCCGACAGGCCGTACTCGGTGTCGTTGGCGATCCGGATCGCCTCCTCGTCGCTCTCGAAGGGGATGACCGGCGCGATCGGTCCGAAGTGTTCGTTACAGGCGATCGGCATATCGCCGGTGACGTCCGACAGCACCGTCGGCTCGACGAACAGGCCGTCGTGGTCGCCGCCGGTCTCGACCGTCGCGCCGC
This portion of the Haloterrigena gelatinilytica genome encodes:
- a CDS encoding V4R domain-containing protein, translating into MTAINTVFITASWFKRLIGSSDGEVQSGDKIPKVDDRMGFDGALEDSEVIGRSPLSYIAAGESVSSFVGKQIANKLAEYGLEDIEPDEWYPLEIPLAMLYDMNEEYGDVRMRNMGQNVPQHVEFPPELSEVDNALRAIDTAYHQNHRGSEIGSYEFQQEGESAGVMTCENPYPCEFDKGLIRGVAKKFANNPVEVEEIGEQCRSDGGQRCEYRVEWL
- a CDS encoding 30S ribosomal protein S12, producing the protein MANGKYAARKLKKDRQNQRWSDSDYARRARGLREKSDPLEGAPQGRGIVLEKVGIEAKQPNSAIRKCVRVQLIKNGKQVTAFCPGDGAISFIDEHDEVTIAGIGGAKGRAMGDLSGVNYKVDKVNGVALKELVRGNAEKPVR